Below is a window of Thermoanaerobaculum aquaticum DNA.
GAACCACCAAAACCCCGGTGCTGGGGTTCGCTGCAGCGCTTTGAGATTTGGGCAAAAAACGCCGGGCGAAAAGTAGCCCGCCTGCCAGGACGGCCACTAGCGTCACACCGGCGGCCACCCACAGCCACCGCTTGGGCTTTTGCGTGGGCGGTGCAGGGGTCACGGCCGGTGTTGGGGCGGGGGTTACGGCAGGCGCAGTGGGGGCAGGAGCGGGCACGGTGGGGGCTGTGGGTTCCCAGCCGGCGGTGGGGGCCGTGGTCTGGGTTCGAGGTTGCCCGGAAGGGGCGGTGGGTGGTGCCGTGAGCGCGGTGGCCTGCAGCTCCTCCTGAGGAGGCAAAACCTTTTCCAGCTCTTCCGGGGAAAAGCGGTAGCGGCTCTTCAACTGGCGCAGCAGCTCCTGCACCGCTTCGGCGTTGGCCGGTCGGTCGCTGGGTTCCTTGGCCAAAAGCTTTAAGACCAGATCCCGCAGGTCGGAGGGCACCCTTCCCTGCGGATCGGTGACGTCGAAGCCCAAAGGCGGGTGGTAGAGGTGCGCGGCAATGAGCGCCGAAGCGGTGTCGCCCACCACCGGCAAGCGACCGGTTAGAAGCTCGTACAACACCACGCCAAAGGAGTAAAGGTCAGAGCGTTGATCCAACTTGGCCCCTTCCGCGCTCTTGAACTGCTCGGGGGAGGCGTAACGCACCTTGCCGATGAACATGCCGGTGGAGGTCAGGCCGGTGGCTTCGGCTTCCAAGACCTTCACGATCCCCAAATCAATGAGCTTCACCAGCGGCTTGCCGTCGGCGTCGCGGCACAGCATGAGGTTGTCCGGGGAGATGTCCCGGTGCACCATGTTGCGCCGGTGCAAAAAGCCAATGGCTTCCAGGGACTGGAAGGCTACTTCCACCGCCAGCCCCAGGGACGGGGGTCCGTGCCGGCGCAAGAGCTCCCGCAGGTCAATGCCGGGGATGTACTCCATGACCATGGCGGCGTTGCCGGCTTCATCGGCAAAGAAGTCGTAAAGCTGGGCGATGTTGGGGTGGCGCACGCGAATGAGGGTTTGCGCTTCCCGCACGAAGCGCACCGCAAACTCCTGGTCCCCTTCCAGCTGCGGGCGCATGATCTTGACCACGCGCTCTTCACCCAGGAGCTTGTGGCGCACCTTGTAAATGGCGCCCATGCCCCCTTCCTTGATCTTGCCCAGGAGCTCGTACTTTTCTTGGACCTGCTCTAAGACCGTGGCCACCGCTTGGAATCCCTCCCCATGGCGCTGTCATGAAAAGTTTAGACCCTTTGCGGGACAAAGGAAAAAGCGGGCGGGGAAGCCCCGCCCGCCTTTAAGCGTCAGTTGCGACGCTCAGTAGGAGTCTTCAGCGAAGTACTCGTGGTTGTCGGCGTTGTCAATGGCCTTGCTGGGTTTTTTCACGGCCAAATTGTGGGCCGCGGTGGCGCCGTAGGCCCAGTCATCGGTGGAGGCCACCACGTAGAAGTGGCTGATTTCATGGACCAGCGTACCGGCTTTGGAGTCGCGGCCGGTCATGGGCGCCGACCAGAAGGCGTTGCAGAGGTAAATCTTGTAAGGCTGGCTGGGGTAGACGTAGGCGTAGTAGTTTTGGGTGCAGGAGCAGTCGAAGGTAACCGGCTTGTTGGCCAAGGCATCTTTGATGGCCGCAAAGTGGGATTTCACGGTGTTGAAGTAGGTGGTGGAGGGATCGGTGCGGTAGTCAAACCACCACCTGTAGCGGGTCGAGGTCCTGCCGTAGGTCAACAGGTAGTTGTAGCCGTTGGTGGCCATGGTTACCGCGTAGTTCAACGCGCTGGAAAGCGTGCTCTGCTGGGAGTTGGTGCAGTTGGTAAAGCCGCCCACGTACATGGCGGAAAGGTCCAGCTCCAGCTTCCGCTCGCCCTCCTCCCGGCCTTCCACGTAAAGGCGCGCTTCCTCAGCTTGGCTGCTGAGAGCTTGAACTTCTGGACCTTCCGGGCTTTCCTTCACCAAAAGCCGCTCGGCCCGGTAGCGCACCGTGTACTCCCCGCGCACCGTCATGTCGTAAGCCGCGGAAATGTCCACCGTGGTGCTGATGGTTTCCCCCGGCTCCAGCTTGATAAAGTCCTCGGGCCCCGGCTCCGGGCGCTTGATGAGCCTGCCGGTGTACATGACCGGCTGGCCGTTGCGGCTCACCGCAAATATGTTGGCTTCAATGCCGGCGAGCGGCGTGTGCCAGCGGAGCACGTAAAGCGGCTTGTCGCTATCGTTGGTGAGGCTCCACTGCACGGCCAGCGGCTCATCCAACCCAAACTGATAGTGATCCACCGAAACGCTGGCGGAAAGCCGCGCCGGTCCACCCTCGTCGCTGGGGGGCAAGGCCATGGCGAGCCCTGCCAAGCCGAGGGTTAACAGGCAAACGAGGAAAAGCTTGCGCATCATCCTGACCTCCCTTTGCCCCGGTGGTCACCCACCCAGAAGGCTTTTGTTGGGTAAAGTGAACACCAATGTGAAGATCAAGTCAAGGCCAAAGGGGCGGTGGCGAAGCGGTATCGCCAATGGGCGTCTTTGGTTGAAAGGTTTTTTCTGGCCCGCTCTCAACAAAGGGGCGGAGCAAAAGAGCTTCGGATGGTCGTTGTGCTGGCGCAAAGACGGGAAGTGGTAAGGGCCCAAAATAAGAAGCGATGGGAGACTGGGGGCGACGCCGCCGACGGGAAGAAAAAACCTTGCAGGCCATGGTGCAGATTTACTGCCGGGCCCACCACGGGGGGCCGCAGCTCTGTGGGGAATGCCGGGAGCTCCTGAGCTATGCCCACCTCAGGCTGGACCGCTGTCCCTTCGGTGACGACAAGCCCACCTGCGTGAAGTGTCCGATTCACTGCTACAAGCCGGAGCCGCGGGAGCGGGTGCGGGAGGTGATGCGCTTTGCCGGTCCCCGCATGCTCTGGCGCCACCCCGTTCTCGCGCTCCTGCACCTTTGGGATGAGCGCTTCCGCAGCTCCCCCAAGGGCCCCCGGCGGGCCAAACCGGAGCTGCAATCCCCCGTGGGCGTTGCGCAAGCGCCAGACTCGCAATGAGCAGGGGGCGGTCCGCTGGGCTTTCCGCAGCTAAATAGGCCATACAAACTTTTTCCTTCACACCCCCTTGACATGGCTTTGCCCGGGTCTTCATGGGGCCCTGTCACCTTACCCTCGGCAACAGCTTCAGGCTGCTGCCGGGAGGTAACGATGACCTGGAAGAAGATGGACATGCACGTGCACTCGTGTTTTTCGGTAGAGCCGGTGCCGAGGGTGAGCAAGGTGAACTTTCGGCCCAAGGAAACGCCGGAAGAAATCTACCAGCGGGCCAAGGCGGCAGGGATGGACTTCGTCACCATCACCGACCACGACACCATTGACGGGTGCCTGGATTTCTTAAGTCGCCATCCGGAGGCCAAGGACTTTGTGGTAGGCGAGGAGGTATCCACGCAGCTGCCGGTGAGCAAGCTCACGGTGCATATCAACGTTTACGGTCACAACGAAGCCCAGCACCGGGAGCTGCAAAAGCGCCGCGAGGACGCCTTTGCGGTAGCGGCGTACTGTCGCGAGCAGGGGCTTTTCTTTGCCTGGAACCACCCCTTTTACCGGGAAAACCTCTCCACCATTGAAGCCCAGGAGTTTCTGGCGTTGGTGGAGCAGGTGGACGTGCTGGAAACCCGCAACGGCGGCCGCATGCAGGCCCTCAACGTGCTGGCGGAGGAACTGGCAGTGCGCTTTGGCAAGGGGATGCAGGGGGGCAGCGACACCCACACCGGGCAGGTGGGTACGGTGTACACCGCCGTGCCGTGCGAGGACATCTCGGGGTTTTTTGCTGGCATCCTCCGGGGGCAAAGCCGGATCGTTGGCCACCACTCCACCCCCCGCACCTTCCTGGTGCACAACTTCCTGGTGGGGCGCCGCCACGTGATTGACCAGCATTTGCGGCAAGCTTCCTCGAGGATGGAGCGGCTTCGCCTCAAGGCCCTGGGAGCCCTGGCCTGGGCCCTTTCGCCGTGGATCGTGCGCCGGCACTTTTCCGGCCAAAGGGAAATGGTGCGGCTGGCGGTGAGCCGCTTGCCTGAGCTTGCCCGCTTTCGCTCGCTTCTCACCGAGGCCGCCTAAAAGAGCCCCTGGGGATCGGCGTGGAGCCTGGCCAGCAGCTCGGCAATGCGGCTGCCACCCCGCCGGGGGAGCCTGCGGAAGCCGTTCCACGCAGCGCCGGCTAAGGTGCCATCGGCCAGCCAATCGGCCAGCCACTGCCCGGCCGCCGAGGGGTGCTCCTGCTTGAGGCCCGCGCCCCGCTCCAGAGCCCACCGCCGGTTCAAAACCTCATGAACCCCCACCGGCGGGGCAAACACCAGGGCGATCCCTAGCGCCGCAAAAAACGTGAGCTCCGAGGGTTTGGTCCACAGGATGTCGGTGTCCGCAAGCAAGCGGTGGAAGGAAGCGAGGTATGCCTCCACCGTGGGTTCCCACAGCACCTGGAGGACCGCGGGGGGCAGGTGGTCAAGATGGGCTTCGGCCACCCACTGCTGAAAGCGCCGAAACACCCGTTCGTTCACCCCGGCCACCAGCGCCAGGCGCAGCCGGCCTTCTCGCAAAAGGGGGGCCAGGGAGGGCAGGAACTGCCGAACCATGAAGGCTTGCGCCCCCGCTCCCCCAACGGCAAA
It encodes the following:
- a CDS encoding serine/threonine protein kinase gives rise to the protein MATVLEQVQEKYELLGKIKEGGMGAIYKVRHKLLGEERVVKIMRPQLEGDQEFAVRFVREAQTLIRVRHPNIAQLYDFFADEAGNAAMVMEYIPGIDLRELLRRHGPPSLGLAVEVAFQSLEAIGFLHRRNMVHRDISPDNLMLCRDADGKPLVKLIDLGIVKVLEAEATGLTSTGMFIGKVRYASPEQFKSAEGAKLDQRSDLYSFGVVLYELLTGRLPVVGDTASALIAAHLYHPPLGFDVTDPQGRVPSDLRDLVLKLLAKEPSDRPANAEAVQELLRQLKSRYRFSPEELEKVLPPQEELQATALTAPPTAPSGQPRTQTTAPTAGWEPTAPTVPAPAPTAPAVTPAPTPAVTPAPPTQKPKRWLWVAAGVTLVAVLAGGLLFARRFLPKSQSAAANPSTGVLVVHAVPWARVLALKDEQGKSLPLPSDAVTPLYLPLPPGNYSLELSDPETGKTVATTVQVRPGLTTRSVIPLREIPAEEFLKELGWR
- a CDS encoding M35 family metallo-endopeptidase, yielding MMRKLFLVCLLTLGLAGLAMALPPSDEGGPARLSASVSVDHYQFGLDEPLAVQWSLTNDSDKPLYVLRWHTPLAGIEANIFAVSRNGQPVMYTGRLIKRPEPGPEDFIKLEPGETISTTVDISAAYDMTVRGEYTVRYRAERLLVKESPEGPEVQALSSQAEEARLYVEGREEGERKLELDLSAMYVGGFTNCTNSQQSTLSSALNYAVTMATNGYNYLLTYGRTSTRYRWWFDYRTDPSTTYFNTVKSHFAAIKDALANKPVTFDCSCTQNYYAYVYPSQPYKIYLCNAFWSAPMTGRDSKAGTLVHEISHFYVVASTDDWAYGATAAHNLAVKKPSKAIDNADNHEYFAEDSY
- a CDS encoding nitrous oxide-stimulated promoter family protein encodes the protein MGDWGRRRRREEKTLQAMVQIYCRAHHGGPQLCGECRELLSYAHLRLDRCPFGDDKPTCVKCPIHCYKPEPRERVREVMRFAGPRMLWRHPVLALLHLWDERFRSSPKGPRRAKPELQSPVGVAQAPDSQ
- a CDS encoding PHP-associated domain-containing protein — translated: MTWKKMDMHVHSCFSVEPVPRVSKVNFRPKETPEEIYQRAKAAGMDFVTITDHDTIDGCLDFLSRHPEAKDFVVGEEVSTQLPVSKLTVHINVYGHNEAQHRELQKRREDAFAVAAYCREQGLFFAWNHPFYRENLSTIEAQEFLALVEQVDVLETRNGGRMQALNVLAEELAVRFGKGMQGGSDTHTGQVGTVYTAVPCEDISGFFAGILRGQSRIVGHHSTPRTFLVHNFLVGRRHVIDQHLRQASSRMERLRLKALGALAWALSPWIVRRHFSGQREMVRLAVSRLPELARFRSLLTEAA